In a single window of the Pseudopipra pipra isolate bDixPip1 chromosome 21, bDixPip1.hap1, whole genome shotgun sequence genome:
- the RSKR gene encoding LOW QUALITY PROTEIN: ribosomal protein S6 kinase-related protein (The sequence of the model RefSeq protein was modified relative to this genomic sequence to represent the inferred CDS: deleted 2 bases in 1 codon) yields the protein MGATSSGPGPAPAPVRPPQVRAVASSRGVPPGIPRPGIPWVTLSSVPQGRAVGAWVRALLSRAGSMPVSVPVPGLALAPRGPAEEPPLPGWPLPQLVSLFLPEFPVRPSARQQQLKILGFVAKGSFGTILKVLDCGREKVCAVKVVPKVEVLRRDTLKQCKEEVSIQRQVRHPFVHGLGDSWQGQRHLFIMCTYCSTGDLHALWRAAGCFAEATVRLFAAELVLVLVYLHDLGIMHRDVKCLSHFRWRTSSWMREVRDWWHRLGDIPSKGTPSPWTTSPAPAGHLKLTDFGLSRYLQWGERAHTICGTLQYMAPEVLSGGPYSHAADWWSLGVLLFALASGEFPVAPAGDHVAMLERVKQSSYESPPAFSPELARLLAELLCHNPLYRLRYLHHFQGHPFFRGVAFDADLLQKDPVVVAVAPQPREQSPPDPATFADFDYDLAASPDRPWPG from the exons ATGGGAGCAACGAgcagcggccccggcccggccccggccccggtgCGGCCCCCCCAGGTGCGTGCGGTGGCATCatcccgcggggtccccccgGGCATCCCCCGCCCCGGGATCCCCTGGGTGACGCTGTCCTCGGTTCCGCAGGGCCGCGCCGTGGGGGCGTGGGTGCGGGCGCTGCTGAGCCGCGCTGGGTCGATGCCGGTATCGGTACCAGTACCGGGGCTCGCCCTGGCCCCGCGGGGCCCCGCCGAGGAGCCGCCTCTGCCCGGGTGGCCGCTGCCGCAGCTCGTCTCGTTGTTCCTGCCGGAGTTCCCCGTCCGCCCCTCCGCCCgccagcagcagctcaag aTCCTGGGCTTTGTGGCCAAAGGCTCCTTCGGGACCATCCTCAAAGTGCTGGACTGTGGGAGGGAGAAGGTCTGCGCTGTGAAG GTCGTGCCCAAAGTGGAGGTGCTGCGCCGTGACACCCTCAAGCAGTGCAAGGAAGAAGTCAGCATACAG AGACAGGTCAGGCACCCGTTTGTCCACGGGCTGGGGGACAGCTGGCAGGGCCAGCGCCACCTCTTCATCA TGTGCACCTACTGCAGCACTGGGGACCTGCACGCACTCTGGCGCGCCGCTGGCTGCTTCGCTGAGGCCACCGTCCGCCTGTTCGCCGCCGAactggtgctggtgctgg TGTACCTCCACGACCTGGGCATCATGCACAGAGATGTGAAG TGCCTCTCTCATTTCAGATGGAGAACATCCTCCTGGATGAGAGAGGTAAGAGATTGGTGGCACCGCCTTGGGGACATCCCATCCAAGGGGACACCCTCTCCATGG ACAActtctcctgcccctgcagggcACCTCAAGCTCACAGACTTTGGCCTCTCCCGGTACCTGCAGTGGGGCGAGCGAGCCCACACAATCTGTGGCACCCTGCAGTACATGG ccccagaggtgCTGAGCGGGGGGCCCTACAGCCACGCAGCCGACTGGTGGTCCCTGGGAGTCCTGCTCTTCGCCCTGGCCAGCGGGGAG TTCCCTGTGGCACCGGCGGGGGACCATGTGGCCATGCTGGAACGTGTCAAACAGAGCAGCTATGAGAGCCCACCTGCATTCAGCCCTGAGCTGGCCCGGCTGCTTGCCGAG TTGCTGTGCCACAACCCCCTGTACCGCCTGCGCTACCTCCACCACTTCCAGGGCCACCCGTTCTTCCGTGGAGTGGCCTTCGACGCTGACCTGCTGCAGAAGGACCCggtggtggtggcagtggcCCCGCAACCCCGCGAGCAGTCCCCACCCGACCCTGCCACCTTCGCCGACTTCGACTACGACCTCGCCGCCTCCCCGGACCGGCCCTGGCCTGGCTGA